The Naumannella cuiyingiana DNA window CGAGTCGCGGGTGAACAACAGGTTCGGCAGCGGGTCGATCAGGAAGTCATCGGGCGCCATCAGCGAGGTGACCAGCGTCCGCGTCGGGAACTCGTCATTGCGCAGGCCCGTGGTCAGCAGATGCGTCAGGTCGTCCGGGTGCTGCTCGGCCAGGTGAGTGCGCAGCAGGGTACGCAGTTGATCACCCAGTCGAAGATCGTTCAGCGTCAGGTCGATCGCCCGGGACCGGGCCAGCTCGTCGCCGAGCGTTTCGGCCAGCAGGTTCGCCAGGTACAACACCTCGACCCCGCGGTCCCGCAGCACCTGCGCGAAGGCGTCGTGCTCGGCCTGCGCCCGGTCCACCCACGGGATCGCGTCGAACAGCAGTTGGTCGTTGTTGCGCGGGGTCAGCCGCCGCAGCTCGTCGCCCGGTCGGTGCAGCAACACCGTGCGCAGCTTCCCGGTCTCGGTGCGTACGCCCAAACCCTGCCGGCCCAGACCCTGCTGGCCCGGACCCTGTTCGCCCGGGCCCGCCGCTTCGCCGGGTGCCGCAACGCCGTCGGAGGTGGAAGCTTCAGCCATGTGCCGACCATAGTGCGCCGCGCCCGACCCGGCACCGACGGCGACCGACAGCCCGGCGCCGTTCGAACGATCCGCATCGCGTCCGGCCCGCGCCGGGGTCGACTAATCTTGCCCCGATTTGCCGACCCGTCGGTGCCGCGCGATGCCCGCCGCCGAGAGATGCCGAGAGGAGGTGCCGTGGTCCACCCACGCCCACCGGCGCCGAGCCCGGCAGCACCGCGCCCGGTCCCTCGGCCCCTCGCGCTGTTGGACTGGTTCAGCGCCCCGACCAGCCCGGATCGCGCCGATCGCGGCGGCGCCGCATCGTGGACGACCAGCCCCCGGATCGCGCTGGCCGCGCTGCTGCTCGCACCGGCGATCTATCTGTGTGTCGGCTTCCTCGGCCCCTCGGTGGTGACGCTCGACCTCGGTCCGCGCAACGGCAGCCTGTTGCCGCCCTGGCACATCGCTGCCCCCGCGCCGTGGCGCAACGAGTGGCTCGTCACCGGCGCGCTGTGGGCGTCCATCGCGATCGGCGGCGCCGGGATGTGGATCGGCCTGCGGGCGCTGGCGCGCGGCTGGCTGCCGCGGCTGCGCCGCTGCTTCGGCCTCGGCGTCGCCCTGTGTCTGATCACGATCGGCGTCCCGCCGCTGACCTCGGCGGATGTGTTGATGTATGCGGCCTACGGCCGGATCGCGGTGCTCGGGATGAGCCCGTACGCCGTCACGCCGGCCGGGCTGTTCCGCACCCAGTACGACCCGATCCTCGTCTACACCGAGCGGCCCTGGCAGGACACCCCGAGCGTCTACGGCCCGATCCTGAACTGGATCCAGATCGGCGCCAACCGGCTGGGCGGCGAGACGGTGCACGACGTGGTGTTCTGGTTGCAGCTCGTCTGCATGATCTTCATGGTGATCGCCTGCACGCTCGCGGTCGGGCTGGCCCGCGGCGACCGGCGCCTGCAGGCCCGGGTGATCTGGCTGACGATCCTCAACCCGGTGATGATCTGGGCGGTGGTGGTGAGCGCGCACAACGAGGCGATCGCCATCTCCTTCGGCGTCGCCGCGTTCTGGTTCCTGCGGCGGCGGCCGTTCGTGGCCGGCGTGCTGATCGGCATCGGCTGTTCGGTCAAGGCGACGCTGGGCCTCTACGGGATCGCGATGGTCTGGGCGTACCGACGTGATCTGCCCGCGATGCTGCGGGCGATCATCGGCGCCGGCATCCCGTCCTCGATCGCCTATTTCGTCCTCGAGCCGGAGGCGCTCGGCCAGGCCGCCCGCAACAGCGGCTATCTGTCCGAGGTGAGCTGGCTCGCGCCGGTGCAGAAGCTGCTGGTCACCTTCGTCGCGGGCGAGACCAGCTACGACCTGGTCTCGCTGCTCGGCTGGCTGGGGATGATCACGCTCGCCTGGATGCTGTCCCGGGTGCTGCCGCGCCGGCGCCTGTTCGGGCTCTCCGGTGAGCTCGACCCGCGGCGCGATCCTTTGAGCGATGCGGTACGCACCGCCGTGGTGCTCACCGTCGCCTGGCTGTGCACCGCGCCCTACTCGCTGCCCTGGTACGACCTCGCGGCGTGGGTGCCGATCGCGCTCTACGGCGCCAGTCGGCTGGACGTGATCATGCTCGCCCGCGGGCTC harbors:
- the mptB gene encoding polyprenol phosphomannose-dependent alpha 1,6 mannosyltransferase MptB: MVHPRPPAPSPAAPRPVPRPLALLDWFSAPTSPDRADRGGAASWTTSPRIALAALLLAPAIYLCVGFLGPSVVTLDLGPRNGSLLPPWHIAAPAPWRNEWLVTGALWASIAIGGAGMWIGLRALARGWLPRLRRCFGLGVALCLITIGVPPLTSADVLMYAAYGRIAVLGMSPYAVTPAGLFRTQYDPILVYTERPWQDTPSVYGPILNWIQIGANRLGGETVHDVVFWLQLVCMIFMVIACTLAVGLARGDRRLQARVIWLTILNPVMIWAVVVSAHNEAIAISFGVAAFWFLRRRPFVAGVLIGIGCSVKATLGLYGIAMVWAYRRDLPAMLRAIIGAGIPSSIAYFVLEPEALGQAARNSGYLSEVSWLAPVQKLLVTFVAGETSYDLVSLLGWLGMITLAWMLSRVLPRRRLFGLSGELDPRRDPLSDAVRTAVVLTVAWLCTAPYSLPWYDLAAWVPIALYGASRLDVIMLARGLVLNLAFNPGRVVGQSALLEEVVARVRQVGTTTAMLGVVSAIVIWWYYACRRAGSLISTRTDPAPPAGTAGAGELTAAAGEIPGAAASVATKTRTGE